A window from Musa acuminata AAA Group cultivar baxijiao chromosome BXJ3-10, Cavendish_Baxijiao_AAA, whole genome shotgun sequence encodes these proteins:
- the LOC135651136 gene encoding NAC domain-containing protein 58-like yields MSNPASLPPGFRFHPTDEELIVHYLINRVSSSPCPVPVVAEVDIYKHDPWDLPAKATYGDREWYFFSPRDRKYPNGRRPNRAAASGYWKATGTDKAIHTSSGKNQSIGVKKALVFYKGRPPRGLKTNWIMHEYRLAEAARSSCSRPLKSSHSSMRLDDWVLCRIYKKNSHLQPVPPLENFERQRSLRLQESSSVSDTLEDDSTLSRLFDTMTRPENTSFVAQPRLTRFSTGSSSRINGDTNTAHRQQTQTEPFVPATENSMKRMMECYLDSGRHFSGQFDGSLLEQHLFNQQLLLNSHLGLR; encoded by the exons ATGTCCAACCCGGCGTCGCTTCCACCCGGATTCCGCTTCCACCCCACCGACGAGGAACTCATCGTTCACTACCTCATCAACCGAGTCTCCTCCTCCCCCTGCCCCGTTCCCGTCGTCGCCGAGGTCGACATCTACAAGCATGACCCATGGGACCTCCCCG CCAAAGCGACGTACGGCGATCgagagtggtacttcttcagcccGAGGGATCGCAAGTACCCGAACGGGCGCCGACCCAACCGCGCGGCCGCGTCGGGGTACTGGAAGGCGACGGGcaccgacaaggcgatccacacCAGCAGCGGGAAGAACCAGAGCATCGGGGTTAAGAAGGCTTTGGTGTTCTACAAGGGGCGGCCTCCCAGGGGACTGAAGACCAACTGGATCATGCACGAGTACCGCCTGGCTGAAGCAGCTCGCAGCAGTTGCTCCAGGCCACTGAAGTCGAGCCACTCCTCCATGCGG TTGGATGACTGGGTGCTGTGCCGAATCTACAAGAAGAACAGCCATCTGCAGCCCGTGCCACCGCTGGAGAACTTCGAGCGACAACGCTCGCTCAGGCTGCAGGAATCTTCGTCTGTGTCTGATACCCTCGAAGACGACTCCACACTCTCACGCCTGTTCGACACGATGACCCGACCGGAGAACACCTCTTTCGTGGCTCAACCAAGATTAACTCGGTTCTCGACTGGTAGCAGCAGCAGAATCAATGGCGACACCAACACAGCTCATCGACAACAAACCCAAACGGAGCCATTCGTCCCGGCGACTGAGAACTCCATGAAGCGCATGATGGAATGTTATTTAGACAGCGGCAGACACTTCTCCGGACAGTTCGATGGCAGCTTACTCGAGCAACACTTGTTCAATCAGCAACTGCTGCTGAACTCTCACTTGGGATTGCGTTGA